In Streptomyces nojiriensis, the sequence CCCCGGCGGGCCCGCGGCCGCGATGCGGCCGCGATGCGCGGCCCTGGGGCCGACCTGCACCGGACAGCCGCTCACCCACCCGCCCAGTCGCTCGACAAACCGGCTCTGACCTGGTGTTTTCCTTGGATTCACCTAGGCTGGAGAGATCTGCCGGACACCATCGGAGGGGACTTCATGAGTGACGAAGCGATCACGTACGACGCCAGCCGCATCCAGGTGCTGGAGGGTGCCGAAGCCGTGCGCAAGCGGCCCGGGATGTACATCGGCTCGCTCGGCGAACGCGGCCTGCACCAGATGCTCTTCGAGGTCGCCGACCGGGCGGTGAACGAGGCCCTGACCGGCCGCGCCTGCTCCGTCGGCGTGACCCTGATGGCCGACGGCGCCGTGCGGGTCACCGACGACGGTCCGGGCATCCCCTTCGGGGCCGCCGAGGACACCGACGGCCCCGGTCTCGAAGCCCTGTTGACCGACCTGTCGGCCGGGACGAGGCCCCGTGACCGCCACACCGTGACCATGACCCTCGTCGGCCTGGGGCCCGCCGTCACCAACGCACTGTCCAGCCAGCTGACGGCCGAGGTGCGGCGCGAGGGGGTCCGCTGGGTCCAGGAGTACGCGCGCGGCGTCGCCATCGCGCCGCCCAGCGCCGCGGGTCCGGCGACGGGAAACGGGACCACCATCACCTTCCGGCCCGACGCCACCCTCTTCGAGACGACGGAGTGCTCGTTCGCCGTGCTGGCGGAGCACTTCAGGGAGCTGGCCTTCCTCAACCGGGGCCTGGACGTCTCGCTGACCGACGAACGCCCTCCGGGCGGCGCCCAGACCGCGCGTTTCCGGTTCCTGGGCGGGGTGAGGGACTTCGTCGTATCCCTCCGGGCTCGGGCGGGGACGCCCGTGCACACGAACGTCATCGGTTTCGAGCGGGAGGACCCGCGGATGGCGGGGACGATGGAGGTGGCCCTGCGGTGGTGCGGCTCCCGTGAGGAGCGGGTCCGGAGCTTCGTCAACAGCATGGCCACCCCCTACGGCGGCACCCACGAGGCGGGCTTGCGCGAGGGGGTGGCGGCCGCGCTCGACGCGTACGCGCGGGCGCGGGGGCTGTTGACGGCGGTGGAGCCCGGCCTCGGCGCCGACCGCATCGGCCGAGGCCTGACGGCGGTCGTGTCGGTCAAGCTGGACCACCCCGAGTTCGTCGGCGCGACACGCGGAGCACTGGGCAACGGCCCCGTGCGCGCCTGTGTCGGGGAGGCCGTGCGGGAGCACCTCGGTGACTGGCTGGAGCAGAACCCGGGGCAGGCGGTGGCCGTCATCACCGAGATGCTCCGGGCCGACGCCCTCGACTGAGTGCCGGTCGCGTCCCGGCCGGCAGGCCAGCGGGTCGGCCGGGAGGTGAGGATTCAGGCATACCTGTCGAAGAGGGCCTGGAGGTAGTCCTCCAGCCTCTGCGTCAGGGCACGGGCCGTCAGGTCGGCGCGGCCCAGTTCGCGCCAGGGCACGGCGACCTTCTCCGCTTCCGGAGCGAAGCCCAGCGCGTCCAGGAGGCGCCAGTGGAGGTGGGCGGTGCGGTCCTCCGTCAGGGTTCCTCCCGCGGCGGCGTAGCGGTCCGCGAAGCCCATCCCCGCGGGAACACCGTGCAGCAGGGCGAGGGCCGTCGAGCAGTGCGCCACGTCCAGGTCGGCGGGTCCCCAGGAGGTCTCCACCCAGTCGACGACACCGCTGATCCGAAGATCCTCGTCCGTGCCGGTGAAGAGGACGTTCCCGGGATGGAAGTCCCGGTGCAGGAAGCGGCCCCGATAGGCCGGGGGTTCGCGGCGGATGACGTCGACCGCCCGCTGCCAGAGTTCGGGCCGCCCGGTGGCCGCGGGCGGGCTCACCCGCTCGGGAGAGGCCCAGGCCTGATAGGTGCGGGGCCGCTGGTCCGCGGCTGTCGGCAGCTGATGGATGCGCACCAGCTGGCGGGCCAGCAGTTCGGCGCGGTCGTCGGCGTTCCGGTCGTCCAGGCGGATCGTTCCCGGCAGCAGGGACATCAGCAGGGAGGGGTGGTCGCAGTGCTGCGCGGTCGCGTCCACCGCCACCAGCGTGGCCGCCGGTACGTCCGTGTCACCGAGCAGCCGCAGGATCTCCGCCTCACGGGTCAGCAGGCCCTCCGCGTGGCGGACGTAGAAGGGCGCGACGAAGGACCGCAGGACGAGCGAGCGCCGGCCGTCGGGGCCGCGGAGGTCCAGGCGCCGCATCTGCGAGGTCCAGCCGCCGCGCAGCCGCACGACCTGCTCGATGCGCTCCCCCGCCGACAGCGCCTTCTCCACCCAGGAGCGCGTGGCATCCCAGCCCGCACCGTCACCGTCGAGATCCGCGCCCATGCCCTCGGCCCCCTCGCCCGAACTCATGCAGGCACACTATCCGTCGCGGTGAACCGTCGGCCGCACCACCCCGAAACGCACAAGCGACGGCGCCCCGCCCGTCATATGGATGACCAGTTGACGGCGGGGGCGCCACCGGCAACCGTGACCGCCATGGGGAACGAACGCCGGCTGCTCACTCTCGCCATCTGCCTGGTCCTGGGCGGCGGGCTGATCGCAGCGGTACTGGGGGCGTCGCGGGCGGCCGGTCCGCACGCCGGGGCGGCGGACGGGCGGCCGGTGGCGTCCGACTACGTGGACATACGCGATGTCCTGCGCCTCCCGGCGGCCGCTCCCGCCCCCGGGTCCGAGGGATCCGCCGGGTCGATGGTGGTCGATTGCGGCCGCAACGAGCAGGGCCACTACAACGAGGACAACCTCGTGGTCTCGCCCGGGCTGCTGGGCGGCGCCCATCACACGCACGCCTACGTGGGGAACCTCTCCACCGACGCGCTGTCGACGGAGGCCTCGCTGGACGCGGCCGCGACGAGCTGTGCCGGCGGCGACCGGTCCACGTACTACTGGCCCGTCCTGCGTCGCCCGGACCGCCCGGGCACGCGCCCGCACGAGGATTCGGCGGGGCACGGGAACGTCGGCGAGATCGTGCCGGAGTCCTCGGTCCTCGTGGAGTTCCGCGGCAATCCCGTGAGCAAGGTGGTGCCGATGCCGCGCTTCCTGCGCGCGATGACCGGCGACGCCGTCGCGTACACCGCGGCCGACGAGTCCGACGTCCGGGCCCGCTGGGGGTGTTCGGGCTCCCCGGACCGGGCGACCACCCGCTACCCGCGCTGCCCCGCGGGCGAGCGCGTCACCCGCACCCTGGTCTTCCCGAGCTGCTGGAACGGACTCGACACCGTCGGCGTCACGCACCGCTCGCACCTGCTCTTCACCGCCGCGAACGGCGTCTGCCCGAAGGACACGTTCCCGGTGCCCGAACTGCGCGTCTCCCTCGCCTACGAGATCCCCCCGGGGCTGAACGTGGCCCTCGACTCCTTCCCCGAGCAGCGGCACAGCCCGAAGACCGATCACGCGATGTTCGTGAACGCCATGACCGACCGGCAGATGGCCGCGGTCGTCGACTGCATCAACGAAGGCCGCGTCTGCCGGACCTGAGTGACGCAGGTCACGTGAACCGAATCCGTCCCGGTGGCGTGTTCCGACCGCACCACATATGCGAGGAAGACGGAGAGGGTGAGATGGCCGGACCACTGTGGCCCCGCACTCGGCGGGGCTCGACCGATGAGGCACTGATCAAGTCGGTGTACGAGGAGCACGGTCACGCCCTGCTCGCGTACGCCACCCGGCTGACCGGAGACCGGGCCGCCGCCGAGGATGTCGTACAGGAGACGCTGATCCGGGCCTGGCGCCACTCCGAGGTGCTGGTCAACGGAAAGGGCTCGGTGCGCGGCTGGCTGCTCACGGTGGCCCGCAACATCGTCACCGACCGCTACCGGGCCAAGGCCGCCCGGCCGCCCGAGGTCTCGGGAGCCTCGTCCGCTCCCCCGGTGGAGGCGGACCACGCCGATTCCGTGGTGGACAGCATGACGGTCCTGGGGGCCCTCGATCAGCTGTCGCCGGAACACCGCGACGTCCTGAAGGAGTTGTACTACCGACAGCTCAGCGTCGCGGAGGCGGCCGACAGCCTCGGCATCCCGGCGGGTACGGTC encodes:
- a CDS encoding sigma-70 family RNA polymerase sigma factor — translated: MAGPLWPRTRRGSTDEALIKSVYEEHGHALLAYATRLTGDRAAAEDVVQETLIRAWRHSEVLVNGKGSVRGWLLTVARNIVTDRYRAKAARPPEVSGASSAPPVEADHADSVVDSMTVLGALDQLSPEHRDVLKELYYRQLSVAEAADSLGIPAGTVKSRSHYALKALRDVFKSDGFRDIGSREGKRSGRPPQQPAGLREVVA
- a CDS encoding DUF1996 domain-containing protein; this translates as MGNERRLLTLAICLVLGGGLIAAVLGASRAAGPHAGAADGRPVASDYVDIRDVLRLPAAAPAPGSEGSAGSMVVDCGRNEQGHYNEDNLVVSPGLLGGAHHTHAYVGNLSTDALSTEASLDAAATSCAGGDRSTYYWPVLRRPDRPGTRPHEDSAGHGNVGEIVPESSVLVEFRGNPVSKVVPMPRFLRAMTGDAVAYTAADESDVRARWGCSGSPDRATTRYPRCPAGERVTRTLVFPSCWNGLDTVGVTHRSHLLFTAANGVCPKDTFPVPELRVSLAYEIPPGLNVALDSFPEQRHSPKTDHAMFVNAMTDRQMAAVVDCINEGRVCRT
- a CDS encoding phosphotransferase family protein, producing MSSGEGAEGMGADLDGDGAGWDATRSWVEKALSAGERIEQVVRLRGGWTSQMRRLDLRGPDGRRSLVLRSFVAPFYVRHAEGLLTREAEILRLLGDTDVPAATLVAVDATAQHCDHPSLLMSLLPGTIRLDDRNADDRAELLARQLVRIHQLPTAADQRPRTYQAWASPERVSPPAATGRPELWQRAVDVIRREPPAYRGRFLHRDFHPGNVLFTGTDEDLRISGVVDWVETSWGPADLDVAHCSTALALLHGVPAGMGFADRYAAAGGTLTEDRTAHLHWRLLDALGFAPEAEKVAVPWRELGRADLTARALTQRLEDYLQALFDRYA
- a CDS encoding ATP-binding protein: MSDEAITYDASRIQVLEGAEAVRKRPGMYIGSLGERGLHQMLFEVADRAVNEALTGRACSVGVTLMADGAVRVTDDGPGIPFGAAEDTDGPGLEALLTDLSAGTRPRDRHTVTMTLVGLGPAVTNALSSQLTAEVRREGVRWVQEYARGVAIAPPSAAGPATGNGTTITFRPDATLFETTECSFAVLAEHFRELAFLNRGLDVSLTDERPPGGAQTARFRFLGGVRDFVVSLRARAGTPVHTNVIGFEREDPRMAGTMEVALRWCGSREERVRSFVNSMATPYGGTHEAGLREGVAAALDAYARARGLLTAVEPGLGADRIGRGLTAVVSVKLDHPEFVGATRGALGNGPVRACVGEAVREHLGDWLEQNPGQAVAVITEMLRADALD